In Desulfovibrio sp. Fe33, one DNA window encodes the following:
- a CDS encoding monovalent cation/H+ antiporter subunit D family protein, translated as MMEGVTTYSPILLPVVFTLLTPLFIYLCRGDDNRREAISFIGAFLTFVSVLWMAPKVLSGQVLYYHVTTILPGINIAFAADGLSMVFALIAPFLWFFVTSYNIGYMRGLNEHAQTRYYVCFAVAIFGAVGVALSANVFTLYLFYEVITVFTYPLVYHHEDQEAKIGARKYIIYLMGTSKLFLLPAMVLTYVLVGNLDFNLTDIQHGMFSAQVVAEHPRLVALTYWLFIFGIGKAALMPFHNWLPSAMVAPTPVSALLHAVAVVKAGVFCVSRIVLSAFGTKTAAALTMSQIYVGSPGTWLGDLSIGLGTAYIAAFTLTVASFIALTKDDIKARLAYSTVAQLSYVVIGVTMLVDTAVQGGVMHIAHHAFSKITLFMAAGAIYVACHLKKISLMDGLGRRMPLTFGAFGIASLSMIGMPPACGFVSKWYLVNGTLDSHQWPLLCALLLSTALNAGYFVPITYRAFFKKPRPEANIGQYNEPSMTMVIPLCVTAFISVFLGLYPQTFLNFVNAFGKF; from the coding sequence ATGATGGAAGGTGTAACTACATACAGCCCAATTCTTCTGCCGGTGGTGTTCACGCTCCTCACGCCTCTTTTCATCTACCTTTGTCGGGGGGATGATAACCGGCGTGAGGCGATCAGCTTCATCGGTGCGTTCCTGACCTTCGTTTCGGTGCTTTGGATGGCGCCGAAAGTCCTCTCCGGACAGGTCCTGTACTACCACGTAACCACCATCCTGCCGGGCATCAACATAGCCTTCGCGGCGGACGGGCTGTCCATGGTCTTCGCCCTGATCGCCCCGTTCCTCTGGTTCTTCGTGACCAGCTACAACATCGGCTACATGCGCGGGCTGAACGAGCACGCGCAGACCCGTTATTACGTCTGCTTCGCGGTGGCCATCTTCGGCGCCGTGGGCGTGGCCCTGTCGGCCAACGTGTTCACGCTCTACCTCTTCTACGAGGTCATCACCGTGTTCACGTACCCGCTGGTCTATCACCATGAGGATCAGGAGGCCAAGATCGGAGCCCGCAAGTACATCATCTACTTGATGGGTACCTCCAAGCTCTTCCTCCTGCCCGCCATGGTCCTGACCTACGTGCTGGTCGGCAACCTCGACTTCAACCTCACCGACATTCAGCACGGCATGTTCTCCGCCCAGGTCGTGGCCGAGCATCCCAGACTGGTGGCTCTCACCTACTGGCTGTTCATCTTCGGCATCGGCAAGGCGGCTCTCATGCCGTTCCATAACTGGCTTCCGTCGGCAATGGTCGCGCCCACTCCGGTTTCGGCCTTGCTGCACGCTGTGGCGGTCGTCAAGGCGGGCGTCTTCTGCGTCAGCCGCATCGTGCTATCGGCCTTCGGCACCAAGACCGCCGCGGCCCTGACCATGAGCCAGATCTACGTCGGCTCGCCCGGCACCTGGCTCGGCGACCTGAGCATCGGTTTGGGCACGGCCTACATCGCGGCCTTCACCCTGACCGTGGCCTCGTTCATCGCCCTGACCAAGGACGACATCAAGGCGCGGCTGGCCTACTCGACCGTGGCCCAGCTCTCTTACGTCGTCATCGGCGTGACCATGCTGGTGGATACGGCGGTGCAGGGCGGCGTCATGCACATCGCTCACCACGCCTTCTCCAAGATCACGCTCTTTATGGCCGCAGGCGCCATCTACGTCGCCTGCCACCTGAAGAAGATCAGCCTCATGGACGGCCTGGGACGCCGTATGCCGCTGACTTTCGGCGCATTCGGCATCGCCTCCCTGTCCATGATCGGTATGCCGCCGGCGTGCGGCTTCGTCTCCAAATGGTACCTGGTCAACGGCACGCTTGATTCGCACCAGTGGCCGCTGCTCTGCGCGCTGCTCCTCTCGACGGCGCTCAACGCGGGCTACTTCGTGCCCATCACCTACCGGGCCTTCTTCAA
- the nuoK gene encoding NADH-quinone oxidoreductase subunit NuoK, which produces MSALTLYQIVALILLCAGLYGLTQRRSLVGMLISVELMLNGAGLSMVAAAQLTDFSAVLGQLGTLFVMGLAAAEATLVLAMIVVVARRFKSAKSSDITTLKE; this is translated from the coding sequence ATGAGCGCATTGACCTTATACCAAATCGTCGCACTGATTCTCCTGTGCGCGGGCCTGTACGGCCTGACCCAGCGCAGGAGCCTTGTCGGCATGTTGATCTCGGTGGAGCTGATGCTTAACGGCGCGGGCCTGTCCATGGTGGCGGCGGCGCAACTGACCGACTTCAGCGCGGTCCTGGGGCAGCTCGGAACCCTGTTCGTCATGGGGCTGGCCGCTGCCGAAGCCACGTTGGTCCTGGCCATGATCGTGGTGGTCGCAAGACGTTTCAAATCCGCCAAATCCAGTGACATCACTACCCTGAAGGAATAG
- a CDS encoding NADH-quinone oxidoreductase subunit J family protein has translation MEVLAKIAFGVYTLVILGGAVLAVSSSSLVRALIGLITTLIGVAGMYLLLATPFMAFMQLLIYVGAVSVLIFFAVMLTRAEKGGDEAGAAPMKRYVYGLAATMAPAALLGWLVLTRPSESVSVPVEVTIKQLGEGLLESYFLPFELISVILMVAMSGAVLLVWEKRGKK, from the coding sequence ATGGAAGTCTTGGCAAAAATAGCATTCGGCGTGTACACGCTCGTCATTTTGGGCGGGGCCGTTCTCGCCGTGTCGAGCAGCAGCCTGGTGCGGGCCCTCATCGGCCTGATTACCACGCTCATCGGCGTGGCCGGGATGTATCTCCTTCTGGCGACCCCGTTCATGGCCTTCATGCAGTTGCTCATCTATGTCGGCGCGGTCAGCGTCCTGATCTTCTTCGCGGTCATGCTGACCCGGGCGGAGAAGGGCGGCGACGAGGCGGGCGCAGCGCCCATGAAGCGCTATGTCTACGGACTGGCTGCCACCATGGCCCCGGCGGCCCTGTTGGGCTGGCTGGTCCTGACCCGGCCCTCTGAGTCCGTGTCCGTGCCGGTGGAAGTGACCATCAAGCAGCTCGGTGAAGGGTTGCTCGAATCCTACTTCCTGCCCTTCGAACTTATCTCGGTCATCCTGATGGTCGCCATGTCCGGCGCCGTCCTGTTGGTCTGGGAAAAGAGGGGGAAGAAATAA